One window of the Oncorhynchus mykiss isolate Arlee chromosome 5, USDA_OmykA_1.1, whole genome shotgun sequence genome contains the following:
- the LOC110523552 gene encoding intracellular hyaluronan-binding protein 4: MKGIVEDPTESAGFGCAVTNRFGQLLDNEADPFDIIRQAQVEKQKKKDELKRTDTTSKPVKKESQKDKRTPLNAVEGNHSQAKNVQGQKYPPRGAPGQVEEKGERRVAFRDRRQNDSEAPLGYSIERPVDQGERAARGRGGGRGRGMRGNSNFRSTDGFDQRGKREFERHSGSDRTGVRPEEKRGGSGPRNWGSMRDHMSAAADGAPTEAGDGDEVADSAETGANRAPETEGEGEAVVEVSVEMSLDEWKALQEQNRPKKEFNLRKADTIVPSDSVVIHKSKKQVEEEVEEDDAAALRRPANDITAKLKIDFGSLGRPSRGTRGGGRGGRGGPATRPETISPQKPPEKARFQQGQAPNPDDPEDFPALA; encoded by the exons ATGAAGGGTATAGTTGAAGATCCCACCGAAAGTGCTGGTTTTGGATGCGCCGTGACAAACCGTTTTGGTCAGCTTTTAGACAACGAGGCCGACCCTTTCGATATTATTCGCCAGGCGCAGGTGGAAAAACAGAAGAAAAAGGATGAGCTGAAAAGAACTGATACAACATCCAAACCTGTCAAGAAGGAGTCTCAAAAGGACAAGAGAACTCCCTTGAATGCTGTGGAAGGCAACCATTCACAGGCAAAAAATGTACAGG GTCAGAAATATCCTCCTCGAGGTGCACCTGGCCaggtggaggagaagggggagcgaCGAGTTGCCTTCCGGGATCGGAGGCAGAACGACAGTGAGGCTCCGCTAGGATACTCAATTGAAAG gcctGTGGATCAGGGTGAGCGTGCCGCAAGGGGCCGAGGTGGTGGCCGTGGAAGAGGAATGCGCGGCAACAGCAACTTCAGATCCACAGATGGCTTTGACCAGAGAGGCAAAAGGGAGTTTGAGCGCCACAGTGGCAGCGATAGAAC TGGTGTCAGGCCAGAGGAGAAGCGAGGGGGCAGTGGTCCACGTAACTGGGGATCCATGAGGGACCACATGAG TGCTGCCGCTGATGGGGCTCCCACTGAGGCAGGGGATGGAGATGAGGTGGCAGATTCCGCAGAGACTGGAGCAAATCG TGCCCCGGAGACTGAAGGCGAGGGGGAAGCAGTGGTGGAGGTTTCCGTGGAGATGTCTCTGGACGAGTGGAAAGCCCTACAGGAACAGAACCGGCCCAAGAAGGAGTTCAACCTGCGCAAGGCTGATACCATTGTGCCCTCTGACTCTGTGGTCATCCACAAGTCCAAGAAACAGGTTGAG gaggaggttgaggaggaTGACGCTGCAGCCCTCCGTCGCCCTGCCAATGACATCACAGCCAAGCTGAAGATTGACTTTGGCAGTCTGGGACGACCCTCACGGGGTaccagaggaggaggaagaggtggacgAGGTGGCCCAGCCACACGGCCAGAGACCATTTCTCCCCAGAAGCCTCCTGAGAAG GCCCGATTCCAGCAGGGACAGGCCCCAAACCCTGACGACCCAGAAGACTTTCCTGCCCTTGCCTAA